A stretch of the Capsicum annuum cultivar UCD-10X-F1 chromosome 10, UCD10Xv1.1, whole genome shotgun sequence genome encodes the following:
- the LOC107843440 gene encoding heparanase-like protein 3 has product MASLFRCFLGLYIFLLSLYFSQISRAEKSSIVEEGILYIDGFSSIAKIDEDFICATLDWWPSSKCDYGTCSWGNASLLNLDLRNKVFLNAIRAFSPLKIRLGGTLQDKVIYQTKHDKEPCTPFLRNNTEMFGFSQGCLPLSRWDELNKFFKKTGAKITFGLNALNGKTIRPDGTALGDWDSSNAVSFIRYTVSRGYTIHGWELGNELNGNGIGAAISADQYSSDVIALHKLVHDIYKGKDAMPLILAPGGIFDAVWFPKFINKAANSLQVVTHHIYSVGAGNDTNLVKKILDPSHLDEESKILRNLQGVVRNSGTSAVAWIGESGGVFNSGRNRVSNRFVSSFWYLDQLGMSATFDTKAYCRQTLVGGNYGLLNTTTFHPNPDYYGALLWHHLMGKNVLSTHFLGTKKLRAYAHCSKSSEGIALLLINMHDGTTVNISLSITLANTNESPALLQVTNDQNSRHGIEREEYHLTAKNGDLHSQKVLLNGKELNVDHFGRIPPMESITVNPSDPIAIAPLSIVFVRIPTIQVPACSMFTREYM; this is encoded by the exons ATGGCTTCTTTATTCAGGTGCTTCTTGGGGTTGTACATCTTCCTGTTGTCATTGTACTTCAGCCAAATTTCAAGAGCAGAAAAGTCTAGTATTGTTGAAGAAGGGATTCTTTACATTGATGGATTTTCTTCAATTGCAAAAATTGATGAAGATTTCATTTGTGCAACTTTAGATTGGTGGCCTTCTAGTAAATGTGACTATGGAACTTGTAGCTGGGGAAATGcttctctccttaatctt GATCTAAGAAACAAGGTTTTTTTGAATGCAATTAGAG CATTTTCTCCATTAAAAATTAGACTTGGAGGCACATTGCAAGATAAAGTAATATACCAAACGAAGCATGATAAAGAACCATGTACTCCTTTTCTCCGTAATAATACAGAGATGTTTGGCTTTTCCCAAGGTTGCTTGCCTTTGTCTCGTTGGGATGAACtcaacaaattcttcaagaaaacGGG GGCAAAAATAACTTTTGGGTTGAATGCTTTAAATGGAAAAACAATACGTCCTGATGGCACTGCTTTGGGAGATTGGGATTCCAGCAATGCAGTGTCTTTCATCAGGTATACGGTTAGCAGAGGTTATACTATCCATGGCTGGGAGCTTG GAAATGAATTGAATGGAAACGGAATTGGTGCAGCTATTTCAGCGGATCAGTACAGCTCTGATGTTATAGCTCTTCACAAATTAGTGCATGATATATATAAAGGGAAGGATGCTATGCCATTAATCCTTGCACCAGGAGGAATATTTGACGCTGTTTGGTTTCCGAAATTTATAAATAAAGCAGCCAATTCTCTTCAAGTAGTTACACATCACATTTACAGTGTTGGTGCAG GCAATGACACCAATCTAGTTAAGAAAATACTTGATCCTTCTCATCTGGATGAAGAATCCAAAATATTGCGAAATCTTCAAGGAGTTGTCCGAAATTCTGGAACTTCAGCAGTAGCATGGATTGGTGAAAGTGGAGGAGTTTTTAACAGTGGTCGCAATCGTGTTTCAAATCGCTTTGTTTCCAGCTTTTG GTACTTGGATCAGCTTGGGATGTCAGCCACGTTCGACACTAAGGCATATTGTCGACAAACATTGGTTGGTGGAAATTACGGTCTCCTCAATACCACAACGTTCCATCCAAATCCTGATTATTATGG TGCGCTTCTTTGGCACCATTTGATGGGAAAGAATGTTCTATCAACACACTTCCTAGGAACAAAAAAGCTACGTGCTTATGCTCACTGTTCAAAATCTTCT GAAGGAATTGCACTATTGTTGATCAACATGCATGATGGTACAACAGTTAATATTAGTCTTTCAATCACACTTGCTAACACAAACGAGTCACCAGCGCTGCTGCAAGTCACGAATGATCAGAACTCGAGACATGGAATTGAGAGGGAAGAATATCACCTTACAGCCAAAAATGGTGATCTACATAGCCAAAAAGTTCTTTTGAACGGAAAAGAACTTAATGTAGATCATTTTGGAAGAATTCCTCCCATGGAATCTATAACAGTGAATCCCTCTGACCCAATTGCCATTGCTCCTTTGTCAATTGTATTTGTTCGCATTCCCACTATTCAAGTGCCTGCTTGTAGTATGTTTACCAGAGAGTACATGTAA
- the LOC107844971 gene encoding UDP-glycosyltransferase 76E1, with protein MTVERKQCVVLVPYPFQGHLTPMLQLGSILCSQGFSVKVAHTKYNAPNYSNHLEFVFHSMDDGLQGIDMSFPSLENIYCMNENCKAPLRNYLVGMMEQEKDMQGDQLACIIYDNVMFFVDDVAVQLRLPSIVLRTFSAAYLHSMITILQQPEKYFPFEDSQLLDPLPELHPLRFKDVPFSVVNNTVPEPILDFCRVMIDTGSSVATVCNTMQDLENSLLLRLQEHYKVPFFPIGPLHKMAPMTLSTSILEEDNSCIEWLDRQAPNSVLYVSLGSLARIDDTELIETAWGLANSDQPFLWVIRPGSVSGFQCAEALPDYYEKMVGERGRIVKWAPQKQVLAHPAVAGFFTHCGWNSTLEAILEEVPLLCRPILGDQPVNARYLSQIYKVGFELEVFERTIIEKTVRKLMLSEEGKDLKKRIIDMKQSIVAGMQTDGTSHKNLNDLVDFISALPSRLAPPTPVVGTVMSSSHIASKCIIES; from the exons ATGACAGTAGAAAGAAAACAGTGTGTAGTACTAGTGCCATACCCATTCCAGGGGCATTTAACACCAATGTTGCAGCTTGGAAGTATCCTTTGTTCACAAGGTTTTTCTGTCAAAGTTGCACATACTAAATACAATGCTCCTAATTATTCCAACCATCTTGAATTTGTCTTCCATTCTATGGATGATGGATTGCAGGGAATTGACATGTCATTCCCGAGTTTAGAGAACATATATTGTATGAATGAGAACTGCAAGGCGCCCTTGAGAAATTACCTTGTTGGGATGATGGAACAGGAAAAGGATATGCAAGGTGATCAGCTTGCTTGTATCATTTATGACAACGTCATGTTCTTCGTTGATGATGTAGCTGTTCAGTTGAGGCTTCCCAGTATTGTTCTTCGTACTTTTAGTGCTGCATATTTGCACTCTATGATCACCATTCTTCAGCAaccagaaaaatattttccttttgaag ATTCTCAGCTGCTGGATCCGTTACCGGAGCTTCATCCCCTCAGGTTCAAGGATGTACCATTTTCTGTCGTCAATAATACAGTTCCAGAACCGATTCTAGACTTCTGTAGAGTAATGATCGATACAggatcatctgttgcgactgttTGTAATACGATGCAAGACTTGGAGAATTCATTGTTGTTACGCCTTCAAGAACATTACAAGGTGCCCTTCTTTCCAATAGGCCCTCTTCACAAAATGGCGCCTATGACCTTGTCGACTAGCATACTAGAAGAAGACAACAGCTGCATCGAGTGGCTCGACAGACAAGCTCCTAACTCTGTTCTCTATGTCAGCTTGGGTAGCCTAGCGAGGATTGATGACACAGAGCTAATTGAGACTGCTTGGGGATTAGCCAACAGTGATCAACCGTTCTTGTGGGTTATTAGACCTGGCTCTGTCTCTGGCTTTCAATGTGCTGAGGCACTGCCCGATTATTATGAGAAAATGGTAGGAGAAAGAGGCCGAATAGTGAAATGGGCACCGCAAAAACAGGTACTTGCACATCCCGCGGTCGCAGGCTTTTTCACGCATTGTGGTTGGAATTCCACGCTTGAAGCTATTTTGGAAGAAGTCCCTCTGTTGTGCAGGCCTATTCTAGGTGACCAACCAGTGAACGCGAGGTATCTGAGCCAAATATATAAGGTTGGGTTCGAATTGGAGGTGTTCGAGAGAACAATTATAGAGAAAACAGTAAGAAAACTCATGTTGAGTGAAGAAGGCAAAGATCTGAAGAAAAGGATAATAGACATGAAACAAAGCATAGTTGCTGGTATGCAGACTGATGGTACTTCACATAAGAACCTGAATGATTTGGTAGACTTCATTTCTGCCTTGCCATCACGGCTCGCTCCTCCAACGCCTGTCGTTGGGACAGTCATGAGCTCAAGCCATATAGCAAGCAAGTGTATCATAGAGTCCTGA